From Streptomyces asiaticus, one genomic window encodes:
- a CDS encoding NAD(P)-dependent oxidoreductase, whose product MSESPVTVLGLGDMGTALARALLRAGHRTTVWNRTAAKAEALAAEGALTAATAGEAVAASPLVVVCLLDYDSVRQVLAPLGDALSGKAVVNLTNGTPRQARELAAWAAGHGAQYLDGGIMAVPPMIGTPAAFLLYSGSPAAFADHRAVLDLFGESHDLGEDPGRAPLYDIALLSAMYGMFSGVLHAYALVRSDGVAAADVAPLVGRWLTAMSGAVDGYARQIDSGDHATGVVSNLAMQSAAFVNFTGSARDQGISPELIAPIGHLMARRVADGHGHEGLSGLVELLGQGRPGTA is encoded by the coding sequence ATGAGCGAATCCCCCGTGACGGTGCTGGGCCTCGGCGACATGGGCACCGCCCTGGCCCGCGCCCTGCTGCGGGCCGGGCACCGGACGACGGTGTGGAACCGTACGGCCGCCAAGGCCGAGGCGCTCGCCGCCGAGGGCGCGCTGACCGCCGCCACGGCCGGTGAGGCCGTCGCGGCGAGCCCCCTGGTGGTGGTCTGCCTGCTCGACTACGACTCCGTACGGCAGGTGCTGGCCCCCCTCGGGGACGCCCTGTCCGGCAAGGCCGTCGTCAACCTCACCAACGGCACTCCGCGGCAGGCCCGTGAGCTGGCCGCGTGGGCGGCCGGACACGGTGCCCAGTACCTCGACGGCGGCATCATGGCCGTCCCGCCGATGATCGGCACACCCGCCGCCTTCCTCCTCTACAGCGGCTCGCCCGCCGCCTTCGCGGACCATCGGGCCGTACTGGACCTCTTCGGCGAGAGCCACGATCTCGGCGAGGACCCCGGCCGTGCCCCGCTGTACGACATCGCCCTGCTCAGCGCGATGTACGGGATGTTCTCGGGGGTGCTGCACGCCTACGCCCTCGTACGGTCCGACGGGGTGGCGGCGGCCGATGTCGCCCCGCTGGTGGGGCGCTGGCTCACCGCCATGTCCGGGGCCGTGGACGGCTACGCGCGGCAGATCGACTCCGGTGACCACGCCACCGGGGTGGTCTCCAACCTCGCCATGCAGTCGGCCGCGTTTGTCAACTTCACCGGCTCCGCACGGGACCAGGGCATCAGCCCCGAACTGATCGCCCCGATCGGCCACCTCATGGCCCGCCGGGTCGCCGACGGCCATGGCCATGAGGGCCTCTCGGGGCTGGTGGAACTGCTCGGCCAGGGGCGGCCCGGCACGGCCTAG
- a CDS encoding helix-turn-helix domain-containing protein has product MGEARSAPTVGQMVLGMRLRDLREKAGVSYDVAARALHVNQTTVRRMEKAEVGLKLPYVEKLLQTYGAEQQEIDAFLALAEEANRPGWWHRFRDVLPDWFSLYVSLEGAASRIRAYEPHFIPGLLQTEDYARALLSIGFPHGSAQELERRVALRMERQELLSRPDAPHLWVVMDETVLRLSIGGPAVMRAQIDRLIEEVQRPNITLQVVPFSAGPHPGMGGPFQLFRFQIPELPDIVYAEGLTGAGYLDQRSDVVAYLEALDRMGTQATSARRTENFLRGIRKEL; this is encoded by the coding sequence GTGGGTGAAGCGCGGTCTGCCCCGACCGTCGGGCAGATGGTCCTCGGCATGCGACTGAGGGACCTTCGCGAAAAAGCCGGCGTCAGTTACGACGTGGCTGCCAGGGCGCTGCACGTCAACCAGACCACGGTGCGCAGGATGGAGAAGGCCGAGGTCGGCCTGAAACTCCCCTACGTCGAGAAGCTGCTCCAGACCTACGGCGCCGAGCAGCAGGAGATCGACGCCTTCCTCGCACTCGCCGAGGAGGCCAACCGGCCCGGCTGGTGGCACCGGTTCCGCGATGTGCTGCCGGACTGGTTCAGCCTCTATGTGAGCCTCGAGGGCGCGGCCAGCCGGATCCGCGCCTATGAGCCGCACTTCATACCCGGGCTGCTACAGACCGAGGACTACGCCCGCGCGCTGCTCTCCATCGGCTTCCCGCACGGGTCCGCCCAGGAGCTCGAGCGCCGCGTGGCGCTGCGGATGGAGCGCCAGGAGCTGCTCAGCCGCCCGGACGCGCCGCATCTGTGGGTCGTGATGGACGAGACGGTGCTCCGTCTGTCCATCGGCGGTCCCGCGGTGATGCGCGCCCAGATCGACCGTCTGATCGAAGAGGTGCAAAGACCGAACATCACCCTTCAGGTGGTGCCGTTCTCCGCCGGCCCTCACCCGGGCATGGGCGGACCCTTCCAGCTCTTCCGGTTCCAGATCCCGGAACTGCCGGACATCGTCTACGCCGAGGGCCTGACCGGCGCCGGCTATCTCGACCAACGTTCCGATGTGGTCGCTTATCTGGAGGCCCTGGACCGCATGGGCACCCAGGCCACATCGGCGCGGCGGACGGAGAACTTTCTCCGTGGGATTCGCAAGGAGCTCTGA
- a CDS encoding DUF397 domain-containing protein: protein MDQVHVYNGMPAKHLGTEGWAKPWSGPNGGACVEVMRLNDGRVALRQSTDPDGPALIYTHHEIEKFIQGAKAGAADFLLTRPENLTTSAGTASERRAA from the coding sequence GTGGATCAGGTACACGTGTACAACGGCATGCCCGCCAAACATCTGGGAACCGAAGGCTGGGCCAAGCCCTGGAGCGGCCCCAACGGCGGTGCTTGCGTAGAGGTCATGAGGCTGAACGACGGGCGGGTGGCCCTGCGTCAGTCGACCGATCCGGACGGCCCCGCCCTGATCTACACCCACCACGAAATCGAGAAGTTCATCCAGGGTGCCAAGGCCGGCGCCGCGGACTTCCTGCTCACACGCCCAGAAAACCTGACCACCTCGGCGGGTACCGCATCGGAACGGAGGGCCGCGTGA
- a CDS encoding winged helix-turn-helix transcriptional regulator, which produces MQPYVCGLDAAVDVIDGKWKVLIIWALNHQRCRFGELRRLVPGVTEKVLTQQLRELEADGIVHRESYDTKPPKVEYSLTELGDELNTALGPLGAWGRRRKAALERAGQG; this is translated from the coding sequence ATGCAGCCTTATGTCTGCGGTCTGGACGCGGCCGTGGATGTGATCGACGGAAAGTGGAAAGTCCTGATCATCTGGGCGCTCAATCACCAGAGGTGCCGTTTCGGGGAATTGCGGCGGCTGGTCCCGGGCGTGACCGAGAAGGTGCTGACGCAGCAGCTCAGGGAGTTGGAGGCGGACGGAATCGTCCACCGGGAGAGCTACGACACGAAGCCGCCGAAGGTGGAGTATTCGCTCACCGAGCTGGGCGACGAGCTGAATACGGCGCTGGGTCCGCTGGGCGCCTGGGGCAGGCGGCGGAAGGCGGCGCTGGAGCGGGCGGGGCAGGGCTGA
- a CDS encoding ATP-binding protein, whose protein sequence is MAVALRQRSTMAHHPSSGSVDSALRQERFQLPARGASVAVARHRVRSRAPEWGFTEEVCEAAELVMSELFTNALVHTGSEQILCVLRAHERRMLYVEVADQGGGPAVPTPREAGLEDECGRGLALVRALADAWGDRPGVNGGRVVWAQMSVTADR, encoded by the coding sequence ATGGCCGTGGCATTGCGTCAGCGCTCGACGATGGCCCACCACCCGAGCTCCGGGAGCGTTGACTCCGCCCTCCGTCAGGAGAGGTTCCAGCTGCCCGCCAGAGGCGCCTCGGTCGCGGTCGCCCGGCACCGGGTGCGGTCCCGGGCGCCGGAGTGGGGCTTTACGGAGGAGGTCTGCGAGGCCGCCGAACTGGTGATGTCCGAGCTGTTCACCAATGCCCTGGTGCACACCGGGAGCGAGCAGATCCTCTGTGTGCTGCGCGCCCATGAGCGGCGGATGCTCTATGTCGAGGTCGCCGACCAGGGCGGTGGACCGGCCGTCCCCACACCGCGGGAGGCCGGTCTTGAGGATGAGTGCGGACGCGGACTCGCGCTGGTCCGCGCCCTGGCCGACGCGTGGGGGGACCGGCCGGGCGTGAACGGCGGACGGGTGGTCTGGGCCCAGATGAGCGTGACCGCCGACCGCTGA
- a CDS encoding MFS transporter, whose protein sequence is MTDSAPRSQPRTPWRAVFGGSIGNLVEWYDWFVYASFATYFAGAFFPKGNDTAQLLNTAGIFAVGFFMRPVGGWLLGRFADRRGRKAALTLTVTLMSASALLIAIAPTYGQVGYFGAFVLLVARLLQGLSVGGEYAASATYLTEASRPGGRGFVSSFQYVSMTAGQLIGLGLQILLQHTMSDDALHSYGWRIPFVVGAVGAAVIFWLRRNLLETEVYTEEEDHQDQERGTIAELLRHRKEAALVIALTMGGTVAYYTYTTYLTKYLSNTAGMSKSDASLVSFCALFLFMLLQPLAGSFSDRIGRRPLLITFGIGSMLCTVPIMTALSHADSFAGALLLSLAALVIVTGYTSINAVVKAELFPTHVRALGVALPYALANALFGGTAEYVALWFKKGGVESGYYWYVSACAAVSLVVYLTMRETRDAALSRGRADDPAAPGKRRTTAV, encoded by the coding sequence GTGACCGACAGCGCTCCCCGGAGCCAACCACGCACTCCCTGGCGAGCCGTGTTCGGCGGCTCGATCGGAAATCTCGTCGAGTGGTACGACTGGTTCGTCTACGCCAGCTTCGCCACCTACTTCGCCGGAGCCTTCTTCCCCAAGGGCAACGACACGGCGCAGCTCCTCAACACCGCCGGGATCTTCGCGGTGGGCTTCTTCATGCGCCCCGTCGGCGGCTGGCTGCTGGGCCGGTTCGCCGACCGGCGCGGCCGCAAGGCGGCACTCACCCTGACGGTGACGCTGATGTCGGCCAGTGCGCTGCTCATCGCCATCGCCCCGACCTATGGCCAGGTCGGCTACTTCGGCGCGTTCGTGCTGCTGGTGGCGCGGCTGCTCCAGGGCCTGTCGGTGGGCGGTGAGTACGCGGCCAGCGCCACCTATCTCACCGAGGCGTCCCGGCCCGGCGGCCGCGGCTTCGTCTCCAGCTTCCAGTACGTGTCGATGACGGCGGGTCAGCTGATCGGCCTCGGTCTTCAGATCCTGCTTCAGCACACCATGTCCGACGACGCGCTGCACTCCTACGGCTGGCGCATTCCGTTCGTCGTCGGCGCCGTGGGCGCGGCCGTGATCTTCTGGCTGCGGCGCAATCTGCTGGAGACCGAGGTCTACACCGAGGAGGAGGACCACCAGGACCAGGAGCGGGGGACGATCGCCGAGCTGCTGCGCCACCGCAAGGAGGCGGCGCTGGTCATCGCGCTGACCATGGGCGGCACGGTCGCGTACTACACGTACACCACGTATCTCACCAAGTACCTGTCGAACACGGCCGGGATGAGCAAGTCCGACGCCTCGCTGGTGAGCTTCTGTGCCCTGTTCCTGTTCATGCTGTTGCAGCCGCTGGCCGGATCGTTCTCGGACCGGATCGGGCGCCGTCCGCTGCTGATCACCTTCGGCATCGGCTCGATGCTCTGCACCGTCCCCATCATGACCGCGCTCTCGCACGCCGACAGCTTCGCCGGGGCGCTGCTGCTCTCGCTCGCGGCGCTGGTCATCGTCACCGGCTACACCTCGATCAACGCCGTGGTGAAGGCCGAGCTGTTCCCCACCCATGTCCGGGCGCTCGGGGTGGCCCTGCCGTACGCGCTGGCCAACGCGCTGTTCGGCGGCACCGCCGAATATGTGGCGCTGTGGTTCAAGAAGGGCGGTGTGGAGTCCGGGTACTACTGGTACGTATCGGCCTGCGCCGCGGTCTCGCTCGTCGTCTACCTCACCATGCGGGAGACCCGGGACGCCGCCCTCTCCCGGGGCCGCGCCGATGACCCGGCCGCCCCGGGGAAGCGGCGGACGACGGCGGTGTGA